One window of Synergistaceae bacterium genomic DNA carries:
- a CDS encoding C-terminal binding protein, with product MKKIVLSSVLVENPDIESALIGERGYELIFIPNSDDDTFLDKIKFADAVITADKQITKEMIDTMENCQIIVRQGIGFDSIDLKAARQKGIVVCNIPDYCVEEVADYTVGMILAATRHITTYNQHVHEGIWDINSVHKVSGFPPIRRLSTQTVGIVGFGRIARLIASRLRPFGANLITYDPYIDSKIAEENGAKLVGFDELVKTADIMTLNLPLTEETYHMFDKDAFEKMKETAFVINTGRGPLINEKDLDYALRNGLIAGASIDVTESEPLTLDSPLLELKNLVITPHAAFFSHDSFIELREKAAAEAMGVLDGEAPKNPVNL from the coding sequence ATGAAAAAAATAGTGCTTTCCAGTGTATTGGTAGAAAATCCTGATATTGAATCAGCCTTAATTGGGGAAAGGGGATATGAATTAATTTTTATCCCAAATAGTGATGATGATACTTTCCTAGATAAGATAAAATTCGCAGATGCAGTTATTACTGCAGATAAGCAAATTACTAAAGAAATGATTGACACAATGGAAAACTGTCAGATAATCGTTAGGCAAGGGATAGGTTTTGACTCCATTGATCTTAAGGCTGCTAGGCAAAAAGGAATTGTTGTTTGCAATATTCCTGACTACTGCGTTGAGGAGGTGGCTGATTACACAGTGGGAATGATTCTGGCTGCGACTCGTCATATCACTACATACAACCAACATGTGCATGAGGGTATTTGGGATATTAATTCAGTTCATAAGGTAAGTGGTTTCCCACCTATAAGAAGATTAAGCACACAAACAGTAGGAATTGTTGGCTTCGGTAGAATTGCTAGGCTTATCGCATCAAGACTTAGACCATTCGGAGCGAATCTGATAACCTATGATCCATACATTGATTCTAAAATTGCTGAAGAAAACGGAGCAAAGCTAGTAGGTTTTGATGAGCTTGTAAAGACAGCGGATATAATGACACTAAATCTTCCACTTACAGAGGAGACCTATCACATGTTTGACAAGGATGCATTTGAGAAAATGAAAGAAACAGCCTTTGTGATAAATACAGGTCGTGGACCTCTTATAAATGAAAAAGACCTTGATTATGCCCTAAGAAATGGGTTAATTGCAGGTGCATCAATTGACGTAACTGAAAGTGAACCTCTTACCCTAGATAGCCCTCTGCTAGAACTAAAAAATCTAGTAATAACTCCACATGCTGCTTTTTTCTCCCATGATTCTTTTATAGAACTTAGAGAAAAGGCAGCGGCAGAAGCAATGGGAGTATTGGATGGGGAAGCTCCTAAGAATCCAGTAAATCTATAG
- a CDS encoding DctP family TRAP transporter solute-binding subunit has protein sequence MKSKKTLVLLVVALLLVTVVGCGEGGSSGKSEDTVTLRISHVLAEDHPTHTTLVDFFKPEIEKNSNGTIKVEIYPNAQLGSDRQAIESVSMNQLEMTVPGGPVLSGFYEPYMVYDLPFLFSSREAAYAACDGELREELSKGLLEEHNVRILGIGENGFRHTTTNKGPINTPSDLKGMKIRTMESPLHLATFRSFGANPTPMGFNELFTALQQGTVDGQENPIAIIYTSKLYEVQKYMVMDGHYYVNCPYLINEDFWNSLSADQQKVVQEATDLTVAEQRKALAAQEEEYLVKLEEAGLKINRLSDENKQLFIDAAQVVYPEFTNKFGTDLVDLAQSYNK, from the coding sequence ATGAAAAGTAAAAAAACACTAGTTTTACTGGTAGTTGCTCTACTTCTAGTTACAGTAGTAGGATGTGGAGAAGGGGGGTCCTCAGGTAAGAGCGAAGATACTGTTACACTGAGAATTTCTCATGTTCTAGCTGAAGACCATCCAACTCATACAACCTTAGTCGATTTCTTTAAACCTGAAATTGAAAAGAACTCTAACGGAACAATCAAGGTAGAAATCTATCCCAATGCCCAGCTTGGCTCTGACCGTCAGGCCATAGAGTCTGTAAGCATGAATCAGCTTGAGATGACAGTACCAGGTGGACCGGTTCTTTCAGGTTTTTATGAGCCCTATATGGTCTACGACCTGCCATTTCTTTTCTCAAGTAGAGAAGCTGCCTATGCTGCCTGTGATGGCGAGTTAAGAGAGGAGCTGTCTAAAGGACTCCTTGAAGAACATAATGTGAGAATTTTAGGCATTGGTGAAAATGGATTTAGACATACTACAACCAATAAAGGTCCTATTAATACGCCAAGTGACCTTAAGGGTATGAAGATTAGGACAATGGAGAGCCCTCTTCATTTGGCAACCTTTCGCTCTTTTGGAGCTAACCCCACACCTATGGGATTCAATGAACTTTTTACAGCCCTACAACAAGGAACAGTTGATGGTCAAGAAAATCCAATTGCTATAATTTACACTTCTAAACTCTATGAAGTACAAAAATATATGGTGATGGATGGCCACTATTATGTAAACTGCCCCTATTTAATAAATGAAGATTTTTGGAATTCTTTATCAGCCGATCAACAGAAGGTGGTACAAGAAGCTACAGATTTAACTGTTGCTGAGCAAAGAAAGGCTTTAGCTGCTCAGGAAGAAGAGTATTTAGTCAAACTTGAAGAAGCTGGACTGAAAATTAATAGGCTTTCAGATGAGAATAAGCAACTTTTTATTGACGCTGCTCAGGTAGTTTATCCAGAGTTCACCAATAAGTTTGGTACAGATTTAGTGGATTTAGCTCAAAGCTATAATAAATAA